In Bombus terrestris chromosome 6, iyBomTerr1.2, whole genome shotgun sequence, a single window of DNA contains:
- the LOC100644198 gene encoding uncharacterized protein LOC100644198 isoform X1: MEGTEEKFPAQWALDLLEPTALDRSNHIFKYYIVPFSTVSFPLAIVFKNLIGKKPATANKPYIVLASIIGFLAGCGLHWAADLRFARRDAIMRDYIMHHPERFPEPGKNKEKLDRIRVVFKVRRLEALTI; encoded by the exons ATGGAAGGGACAGAAGAAAAGTTTCCTGCTCAGTGGGCACTTGACCTTCTTGAACCTACAGCTTTGGATCGATCcaatcatatttttaaatattatatagtacCATTTAGTACGGTTTCGTTCCCTCTTGCaatagtatttaaaaatttgattggAAAAAAACCCGCAACAGCCA ATAAGCCATACATAGTATTGGCATCCATAATTGGTTTTCTTGCCGGTTGTGGTCTTCATTGGGCAGCTGATTTAAGATTTGCAAGAAGGGACGCGATAATGAGAGATTATATAATGCATCATCCAGAACGTTTTCCTGAACCAG gaaaaaataaggaaaaattggATCGTATAAGAGTGGTCTTTAAAGTGAGAAGATTAGAAGCACTCACGATATAG
- the LOC100644082 gene encoding chitin deacetylase 1 isoform X1 yields the protein MTSKRSRLLFCVVVFIVATVYGQKTAKKEEERKDEEFKCPEGQGNGNFADPATCRRFYQCVDGYPYLNRCPSGLHFDDISKFCTFKNEARCGPIATTPPPVTEPPIDLAEKCDPANCQLPYCFCSRDGTIIPGGLHPEETPQMIIMTFDGAINHNNFDHYQKIFATNRLNPNNCPLKGTFFISHEYCNYNMVQSLAHDGHEIATETISLQKGLEDKGYEEWVGEMIGMREILKHFSNISISEIVGMRAPYLKPGRNTQYKVLEDFGYIYDSSIGISPLKVPIWPYTLDYKIPHECKAGTCPTKSFQGVWQLPLNAHYVESYEGGHCPYLDQCVLHNHDPEEVFEWLQEDFNRYYEQNRAPYMMPFHTNWFQIKELERGLSKFLDWAVTLSDVYFVTATQALTWITDPKPIKSLNNFEGWSCKKKENLPGPPCNNPNKCALDFKPTESNFTTTRYLETCRECPNKYPWLGDSKGTGLYNDNYNPEKK from the exons ATGACGTCAAAAAGGAGTCGATTGCTGTTCTGTGTCGTCGTGTTCATCGTTGCCACAG TTTATGGGCAGAAAACTGctaaaaaagaggaagagagaaaagacgAAGAATTCAAATGCCCCGAAGGTCAAGGCAATGGTAATTTTGCAGATCCAGCTACATGCAGAAGATTTTATCAG TGCGTCGACGGCTATCCGTATCTAAACAGGTGTCCGTCGGGGCTACATTTCGATGATATTAGTaaattttgtacttttaaaaATGAAGCACGTTGCGGACCTATTGCCACAA CCCCACCGCCCGTCACCGAACCACCAATTGACTTAGCAGAGAAGTGTGATCCCGCAAACTGTCAGTTACCTTATTGTTTTTGTTCAAGAGATGGTACGATAATTCCTGGTGGTCTTCACCCAGAAGAA ACACcacaaatgataataatgacATTCGATGGAGCAATTAATCACAATAACTTTGATcattatcaaaaaatatttgccaCTAATCGATTAAATCCAAACAACTGTCCTTTGAAAGGAACATTCTTTATCTCTCATGAATATTGTAATTACAATATGGTACAAAGTTTAGCACACGATGGACATGAAATTGCTACTGAGACTATATC ACTACAAAAGGGATTAGAAGATAAAGGATATGAAGAATGGGTTGGAGAAATGATAGGAATGCGAGAGATACTTAAGCATTttagtaatatttcaataagTGAAATTGTAGGCATGAGAGCTCCATATTTAAAACCAGGTCGAAATACTCAGTACAAAGTATTGGAAGATTTTGGATACATATATGATAGCAGTATCGGAATTTCTCCATTAAAAGTACCAATTTGGCCATACACTCTCGATTATAAGATTCCACATGAATGTAAAGCAGGCACATGTCCTACTAAATCATTTCAAG GAGTATGGCAGTTACCACTGAATGCACATTATGTTGAAAGCTATGAAGGAGGACATTGTCCATATTTGGATCAATGTGTGCTTCACAATCATGATCCTGAAGAAGTTTTTGAGTGGTTACAAGAAGATTTTAATCGTTATTACGAACAAAATAGAGCACCATACATGATGCCATTTCATACTAACTGGTTCCAAATAAAGGAACTTGAACGTGGACTGTCAAAGTTCCTTGATTGGGCAGTAACGCT aTCCGATGTATACTTTGTAACAGCTACTCAAGCACTTACATGGATAACTGATCCAAAACCAATAAAATCTCTGAATAATTTTGAAGGATGGTcatgtaaaaagaaagaaaatcttcCTGGACCACCGTGTAACAATCCAAATAAATGTGCTTTAGATTTCAAACCTACAGAATCAAATTTCACTACAACAAG gtATTTAGAAACATGCAGGGAATGTCCTAATAAATATCCCTGGTTGGGAGATTCAAAAGGAACTGGACTGTACAATGATAATTATAATCctgaaaagaaatag
- the LOC100644198 gene encoding NADH dehydrogenase [ubiquinone] 1 subunit C2 isoform X2: MEGTEEKFPAQWALDLLEPTALDRSNHIFKYYIVPFSTVSFPLAIVFKNLIGKKPATANKPYIVLASIIGFLAGCGLHWAADLRFARRDAIMRDYIMHHPERFPEPDVKKYSDIFNKWYPRR, from the exons ATGGAAGGGACAGAAGAAAAGTTTCCTGCTCAGTGGGCACTTGACCTTCTTGAACCTACAGCTTTGGATCGATCcaatcatatttttaaatattatatagtacCATTTAGTACGGTTTCGTTCCCTCTTGCaatagtatttaaaaatttgattggAAAAAAACCCGCAACAGCCA ATAAGCCATACATAGTATTGGCATCCATAATTGGTTTTCTTGCCGGTTGTGGTCTTCATTGGGCAGCTGATTTAAGATTTGCAAGAAGGGACGCGATAATGAGAGATTATATAATGCATCATCCAGAACGTTTTCCTGAACCAG atgttaaaaaatatagtgATATTTTCAACAAGTGGTATCCAAGGCGTTAA
- the LOC100644082 gene encoding chitin deacetylase 1 isoform X2 encodes MLDIDLATGPRNTILYGQKTAKKEEERKDEEFKCPEGQGNGNFADPATCRRFYQCVDGYPYLNRCPSGLHFDDISKFCTFKNEARCGPIATTPPPVTEPPIDLAEKCDPANCQLPYCFCSRDGTIIPGGLHPEETPQMIIMTFDGAINHNNFDHYQKIFATNRLNPNNCPLKGTFFISHEYCNYNMVQSLAHDGHEIATETISLQKGLEDKGYEEWVGEMIGMREILKHFSNISISEIVGMRAPYLKPGRNTQYKVLEDFGYIYDSSIGISPLKVPIWPYTLDYKIPHECKAGTCPTKSFQGVWQLPLNAHYVESYEGGHCPYLDQCVLHNHDPEEVFEWLQEDFNRYYEQNRAPYMMPFHTNWFQIKELERGLSKFLDWAVTLSDVYFVTATQALTWITDPKPIKSLNNFEGWSCKKKENLPGPPCNNPNKCALDFKPTESNFTTTRYLETCRECPNKYPWLGDSKGTGLYNDNYNPEKK; translated from the exons ATGTTAGACATTGATCTTGCCACTGGCCCACGTAACACAATAC TTTATGGGCAGAAAACTGctaaaaaagaggaagagagaaaagacgAAGAATTCAAATGCCCCGAAGGTCAAGGCAATGGTAATTTTGCAGATCCAGCTACATGCAGAAGATTTTATCAG TGCGTCGACGGCTATCCGTATCTAAACAGGTGTCCGTCGGGGCTACATTTCGATGATATTAGTaaattttgtacttttaaaaATGAAGCACGTTGCGGACCTATTGCCACAA CCCCACCGCCCGTCACCGAACCACCAATTGACTTAGCAGAGAAGTGTGATCCCGCAAACTGTCAGTTACCTTATTGTTTTTGTTCAAGAGATGGTACGATAATTCCTGGTGGTCTTCACCCAGAAGAA ACACcacaaatgataataatgacATTCGATGGAGCAATTAATCACAATAACTTTGATcattatcaaaaaatatttgccaCTAATCGATTAAATCCAAACAACTGTCCTTTGAAAGGAACATTCTTTATCTCTCATGAATATTGTAATTACAATATGGTACAAAGTTTAGCACACGATGGACATGAAATTGCTACTGAGACTATATC ACTACAAAAGGGATTAGAAGATAAAGGATATGAAGAATGGGTTGGAGAAATGATAGGAATGCGAGAGATACTTAAGCATTttagtaatatttcaataagTGAAATTGTAGGCATGAGAGCTCCATATTTAAAACCAGGTCGAAATACTCAGTACAAAGTATTGGAAGATTTTGGATACATATATGATAGCAGTATCGGAATTTCTCCATTAAAAGTACCAATTTGGCCATACACTCTCGATTATAAGATTCCACATGAATGTAAAGCAGGCACATGTCCTACTAAATCATTTCAAG GAGTATGGCAGTTACCACTGAATGCACATTATGTTGAAAGCTATGAAGGAGGACATTGTCCATATTTGGATCAATGTGTGCTTCACAATCATGATCCTGAAGAAGTTTTTGAGTGGTTACAAGAAGATTTTAATCGTTATTACGAACAAAATAGAGCACCATACATGATGCCATTTCATACTAACTGGTTCCAAATAAAGGAACTTGAACGTGGACTGTCAAAGTTCCTTGATTGGGCAGTAACGCT aTCCGATGTATACTTTGTAACAGCTACTCAAGCACTTACATGGATAACTGATCCAAAACCAATAAAATCTCTGAATAATTTTGAAGGATGGTcatgtaaaaagaaagaaaatcttcCTGGACCACCGTGTAACAATCCAAATAAATGTGCTTTAGATTTCAAACCTACAGAATCAAATTTCACTACAACAAG gtATTTAGAAACATGCAGGGAATGTCCTAATAAATATCCCTGGTTGGGAGATTCAAAAGGAACTGGACTGTACAATGATAATTATAATCctgaaaagaaatag
- the LOC100643872 gene encoding coiled-coil domain-containing protein 134 translates to MPRILFYVAIVSVLTCTAHAQYISFGVDHQISGKPQNSDASQIKIYEELFKKSFERQRKEHAEAIKRLQKIDNYERLYKMILVIGEKMIDAIEINKALIANEDFNPDNRFLPQNVTIQTAISTVLENTAFFGDILLHFPHFIHRILKAQQKWNPIINWSLNFTYHTKYLLDSETAVKIHLASQELNVIKREQGYSNPYWQPTEAQEGDNGKMKKKKSATKGKQKKRPRMTKVEF, encoded by the exons ATGCCACGCATTCTCTTTTATGTCGCAATCGTGTCAGTGTTGACATGTACCGCGCATGCGCAGTATATTTCCTTCGGTGTTGATCACCAAATCAGCGGGAAGCCGCAAAATAGCGATGCATCTCAAATCAAGATCTACGAAGAATTAT TCAAAAAATCATTTGAACGTCAGCGCAAGGAACATGCTGAAGCCATTAAACGTCTTCAGAAAATAGATAACTACGAACGTTTGTATAAGATGATTTTAGTTATTGGTGAAAAGATGATTGATGCGATCGAGATAAAtaaagcattaatagcaaatgAAGATTTCAATCCAGATAATAGATTCTTGCCACAAAATGTTACTATACAAACTG cAATATCTACTGTCTTAGAAAATACGGCATTCTTTGGAGATattcttcttcattttcctcATTTTATTCACCGTATACTTAAAGCGCAACAAAAATGGAATCCGATCATAAATTGGTCCTTAAATTTTACGTATcatactaaatatttgttagattCGGAAACCGctgttaaaattcatttagcATCTCAagaattaaacgttataaaacgcGAACAGGGATATTCCAATCCTTATTGGCAGCCTACTGAGGCTCAAGAAGGAGACAACGGgaagatgaagaaaaagaaatcggcTACAAAAGGAAAACAGAAGAAGAGGCCACGAATGACCAAGGTTGAGTTTTGa